A DNA window from Phragmites australis chromosome 11, lpPhrAust1.1, whole genome shotgun sequence contains the following coding sequences:
- the LOC133883908 gene encoding mediator of RNA polymerase II transcription subunit 28-like: protein MAEPPPPSLSPAQTPPAHQQATPAAGGREDMLACVAALEAALLPCLPARSFQAVDRSLQSSHQIDVEIHARDFMEAAKKLQSYFISLQREDQPRTEEMLRKEITTMEEELKTNSEFIAKHKKLIEGWQKELKEQLGKHITKLERV, encoded by the exons ATGgctgagccgccgccgccgtcgctgtcACCGGCGCAGACGCCTCCGGCCCATCAGCAGGCAACGCCCGCGGCGGGCGGGCGGGAGGACATGCTGGCTTGCGTAGCGGCTCTGGAGGCGGCGCTGCTCCCGTGCCTACCCGCGCGCTCCTTCCAGGCCGTCGACCGCtccctccagtcctcccaccaGA TTGATGTTGAGATTCACGCAAGGGATTTCATGGAGGCTGCCAAGAAGCTCCAGTCTTACTTCATCAGCCTGCAGCGAGAGGACCAACCGAGGACCGAAGAGATGCTTCGGAAG GAGATTACCACAATGGAGGAAGAACTGAAGACCAACTCTGAGTTTATTGCCAAGCACAAGAAGCTGATTGAAGGTTGGCAGAAAGAACTGAAGGAGCAGCTGGGCAAACACATCACCAAGCTTGAAAGAGTTTGA
- the LOC133885179 gene encoding large ribosomal subunit protein eL18x-like: MGIDLVAGGRNKKTKRTAPKSDDVYLKLLVKLYRFLVRRTKSNFNAVILKRLFMSKTNRPPISLRRLTKFMEGKEEKNIAVIVGTVTDDKRIQEIPAMKVTALRFTETARARIINAGGECLTFDQLALRAPLGENTILLRGPKNAREAVRHFGKAPGVPHSHTKPYVRSKGRKFEKARGRRNSRGFKV, from the exons ATG GGTAtcgacctcgtcgccggcgggagGAACAAGAAGACCAAGCGCACCGCGCCCAAGTCCGACGACGTCTACCTCAAGCTCCTCGTCAAG CTGTACCGTTTTCTGGTGAGGAGGACCAAGAGCAACTTCAATGCCGTCATCCTCAAGAGGCTCTTCATGAGCAAGACCAACAGGCCCCCGATCTCCCTGCGCCGCCTCACCAAGTTCATGGAAGGAAAG GAGGAGAAGAATATTGCTGTTATTGTTGGTACAGTCACAGATGACAAGAGGATCCAAGAGATTCCAGCAATGAAGGTTACCGCCTTGAGGTTCACTGAGACAGCAAGGGCAAGGATTATCAATGCGGGTGGGGAGTGCCTCACGTTTGACCAGCTTGCTCTCCGTGCTCCACTTGGGGAGAACACG ATCCTCCTGAGGGGACCCAAGAACGCCCGTGAGGCAGTGAGGCACTTTGGCAAGGCTCCTGGTGTGCCGCACAGCCACACTAAGCCGTATGTGCGCTCCAAGGGAAGGAAGTTTGAGAAGGCGCGTGGCAGGAGGAACAGCCGTGGATTCAAGGTTTAA
- the LOC133885676 gene encoding nifU-like protein 4, mitochondrial, producing MTMARRRLLALASRLQRRAPATQSWRRAPPRFLSTAASGPLVRLNSPPFARPATRSPASSPWDRFGGGQKRTVFIQTQSTPNPQSLMFYPGKPVMEVGSSDFPNARTAMTSPLAKALFAIDGVTRVFFGSDFVTVTKSEETSWDYLKPEIFAAIMDFYSSGQPLFLDSNAAASMDTTIHEDDSEIVAMIKELLETRIRPAVQDDGGDIEYRGFDPESGIVKLKMQGACSGCPSSSVTLKSGIENMLMHYVPEVKAVEQEFDGDEEAELAGQME from the exons ATGACCATGGCGAGGCGGAGGCTTCTCGCGCTCGCCTCCCGACTCCAGAGGAGGGCTCCGGCGACGCAGTCGTGGCGGCGAGCCCCGCCCCGGTTCCTTTCCACCGCGGCGTCCGGCCCCCTCGTCCGCCTGAACTCGCCGCCTTTCGCGCGGCCAGCGACCAGGAGCCCCGCCTCCTCCCCGTGGGATCGATTCGGAG GAGGGCAGAAGAGGACCGTGTTCATCCAGACGCAGTCGACTCCGAACCCGCAGTCGCTCATGTTCTATCCTGGAAAGCCAGTTATGGAAGTTGGGAGCTCCGATTTCCCTAATGCAAGGACCGCAATGACATCTCCTTTGGCTAAGGCTCTCTTTGCGATCGATG GAGTTACCAGGGTATTCTTTGGATCTGATTTTGTTACTGTAACAAAATCAGAAGAAACTTCTTGGGATTATCTTAAACCTGAGATTTTTGCTGCGATAATGGATTTTTACTCATCTGGACAACCACTTTTTCTGGACTCAAATGCTGCAGCCTCTATGGACACAACAATTCATGAG GATGATTCAGAAATAGTTGCTATGATAAAAGAATTGTTGGAGACTCGCATTCGCCCAGCTGTTCaagatgatggtggtgacaTTGAATATCGAGGATTTGATCC AGAATCAGGAATAGTTAAGCTAAAAATGCAAGGTGCCTGCAGCGGTTGTCCAAGTTCATCAGTCACGTTGAAATCTGGAATAGAAAACATGCTTATGCATTATGTACCTGAG GTGAAAGCAGTAGAACAGGAGTTTGATGGCGATGAGGAAGCGGAACTGGCTGGCCAGATGGAATGA